A window of Platichthys flesus chromosome 23, fPlaFle2.1, whole genome shotgun sequence contains these coding sequences:
- the LOC133949102 gene encoding small integral membrane protein 30-like codes for MRPSFLCAVNTATAEKSSTMDSRLRLPNAAAVICLLVLALIPPAEAYDAGDALALLLFSVLAVVGCCAGLGWYARRRNGQL; via the coding sequence ATGCGCCCCAGCTTCCTCTGCGCCGTCAACACAGCAACAGCGGAAAAAAGTTCCACCATGGACTCCAGACTTCGGCTCCCGAACGCCGCAGCGGTCATCTGTCTCCTCGTCCTCGCCCTGATCCCCCCGGCGGAGGCTTACGACGCCGGCGACGCGCTGGCCCTGCTCCTGTTCAGCGTCCTGGCCGTGGTGGGCTGCTGCGCCGGCCTCGGCTGGTACGCGCGGAGGCGGAACGGACAGCTGTGA
- the gpr85 gene encoding probable G protein-coupled receptor 85 → MIPPPSMANYSHAGDHTILQNVSPLATFLKLTSLGFIIGVGVVGNLLISILLVKDKSLHRAPYYFLLDLCASDILRSAICFPFVFTSVKNGSTWTYGTLTCKVIAFLGVLSCFHTAFMLFCVSVTRYLAIAHHRFYTKRLTFWTCLAVICMVWTLSVAMAFPPVLDVGTYSFIREEDQCTFQHRSFRANDSLGFMLLLALILLATQLVYLKLIFFVHDRRKMKPVQFVPAVSQNWTFHGPGASGQAAANWLAGFGRGPTPPTLLGIRQNSNAAGRRRLLVLDEFKTEKRISRMFYIMTFFFLALWGPYLVACYWRVFARGPVVPGGYLTAAVWMSFAQAGVNPFICIFSNRELRRCFSTTLLYCRKSRLPREPYCVI, encoded by the coding sequence ATGATCCCTCCTCCATCTATGGCGAACTATAGTCATGCAGGGGACCACACCATCTTGCAGAATGTCTCTCCTCTCGCCACGTTCCTCAAATTGACCTCCCTGGGTTTCATCATCGGCGTCGGCGTGGTCGGAAACCTCCTGATCTCCATCCTGCTGGTCAAAGACAAGAGCCTGCACCGGGCCCCCTACTATTTCCTGCTGGACCTGTGCGCCTCCGACATCCTGCGCTCCGCCATCTGCTTTCCCTTCGTCTTCACTTCGGTCAAGAATGGGTCGACCTGGACGTACGGCACGCTGACTTGCAAAGTGATCGCCTTCCTGGGTGTGCTCTCCTGTTTCCACACGGCGTTCATGCTGTTTTGCGTCAGCGTCACCCGCTACCTGGCCATCGCTCATCACCGTTTCTACACCAAGAGGCTGACCTTCTGGACCTGCCTCGCCGTCATCTGCATGGTGTGGACGTTGTCGGTGGCTATGGCGTTCCCGCCGGTGCTAGATGTAGGGACGTACTCTTTTATCCGGGAGGAGGACCAGTGCACATTCCAGCACCGCTCCTTCAGGGCGAACGATTCGCTGGGCTTCATGCTCCTGCTGGCGCTCATCCTCCTGGCCACACAGCTGGTTTACCTCAAGCTCATCTTTTTCGTCCACGACCGTCGAAAGATGAAGCCTGTCCAGTTCGTGCCTGCCGTCAGCCAGAACTGGACCTTCCACGGGCCGGGGGCCAGCGGGCAGGCGGCGGCCAACTGGCTGGCTGGATTTGGCCGAGGCCCCACCCCGCCTACTTTGCTGGGCATCCGGCAGAACAGCAACGCAGCGGGCCGCAGGCGCCTGCTGGTGTTAGATGAGTTCAAAACGGAGAAGAGGATTAGTAGGATGTTCTACATCATGACGTTTTTCTTCCTGGCTCTGTGGGGGCCCTATCTGGTCGCCTGCTACTGGCGGGTGTTTGCAAGGGGCCCCGTGGTCCCTGGGGGCTACCTGACGGCAGCCGTGTGGATGAGCTTTGCCCAGGCGGGGGTCAACCCTTTCATCTGCATCTTCTCCAACCGGGAGCTCCGGCGCTGCTTCAGCACCACACTCCTCTACTGCAGAAAATCCAGGTTACCAAGGGAACCCTACTGCGTTATATGA